A window from Cryptomeria japonica chromosome 1, Sugi_1.0, whole genome shotgun sequence encodes these proteins:
- the LOC131050550 gene encoding receptor-like protein kinase, translating into MGLLTVLVFMVIAFQTQCTEAVSKDGTVLLSLLNKFTAPPNIFSSWNSSDNYPCHWKGVTCHPHHTVSALDLSQSQLSGTLSSAICGLHNLKELYLASNSLSGTIPPELGNCTELEHLDLSNNSIHGQIPVQLGSIKNLRSLSLYDNFLNESIPLSIFGLRQLEVIFLVTNNLTGEIPSNVGNLTHLSKLWLGENPLVGEIPSSIVNCEHLTELYVYENQLVGELPQSLGRLSKLQYLYVTSNKLGGHIPKSLGDCTNLIQVELSNNSFSGEIPWEFGKLSNLTWIYATQNQFTGRIPSSLGSLHRLTQLYLNQNLLSGAIPAELGNCSLLEELSLHTNKLEGFIPPELGQLGRLQILLLSDNSFNGSIPPQLFRARSLRELYLHNNSLTGSISPKICNLTQLQYLYLEENQLSGPIPAELGNCSLLEELSLHRNRLEGFIPPELGRLERLQILHLRNNSLTGIIPLEIVRCQSLRNLSLGHNNLSGVIPW; encoded by the coding sequence atgggCTTACTTACAGTCCTGGTGTTTATGGTAATAGCATTCCAGACACAGTGCACTGAAGCAGTTAGCAAGGATGGAACCGTTCTACTTTCTCTTCTCAACAAGTTCACTGCACCTCCCAACATTTTCAGTAGCTGGAACTCCTCCGACAACTACCCCTGCCACTGGAAAGGAGTCACCTGCCATCCTCATCACACGGTAAGTGCACTCGATCTTTCTCAATCCCAACTCTCTGGAACGCTGTCTTCGGCCATCTGTGGTTTACACAATTTGAAAGAACTGTATTTAGCTTCTAACAGCCTGTCTGGTACCATTCCTCCTGAGCTAGGAAATTGTACAGAGCTAGAACATTTAGATCTCTCAAACAATTCAATCCACGGGCAAATCCCTGTCCAACTGGGTAGCATAAAAAATCTAAGATCTCTGTCGCTCTATGATAATTTCCTCAACGAAAGCATTCCGCTCTCCATTTTTGGGCTTCGCCAGCTGGAGGTGATTTTTTTGGTTACCAATAATTTGACTGGAGAGATCCCGTCAAATGTTGGGAATCTCACCCACCTCTCCAAATTATGGCTGGGGGAAAATCCCTTGGTTGGAGAGATACCCTCATCCATTGTCAATTGTGAGCATCTAACAGAACTTTATGTGTACGAGAATCAGCTGGTTGGGGAGTTGCCACAATCTCTGGGCCGTCTTTCGAAATTACAATATCTGTATGTTACTTCCAATAAGCTTGGAGGTCACATCCCCAAATCACTTGGTGACTGCACAAATCTCATTCAAGTTGAATTGTCCAACAACTCTTTCAGTGGAGAAATACCATGGGAATTCGGCAAGCTCAGCAATCTCACCTGGATTTATGCCACCCAGAATCAGTTTACAGGGCGCATACCATCCTCGCTTGGATCGCTGCACCGCTTGACCCAGCTTTATTTGAACCAGAATTTGCTCTCCGGCGCCATCCCAGCAGAGCTTGGGAATTGCAGTCTTCTGGAGGAGCTCAGCTTGCATACAAACAAACTTGAGGGGTTCATTCCTCCCGAGTTGGGTCAACTGGGGCGTTTACAAATTTTGCTCTTATCTGACAATTCATTCAATGGCTCAATTCCTCCCCAGCTTTTCAGGGCAAGGAGCTTACGGGAACTGTATCTCCACAATAACAGTCTCACGGGAAGCATATCCCCAAAAATTTGCAACCTCACGCAGTTACAGTACCTATATTTGGAGGAGAACCAGCTATCAGGCCCAATACCCGCAGAGCTTGGGAATTGCAGTCTTCTGGAGGAGCTCAGCTTACATAGAAATAGACTTGAGGGGTTCATTCCGCCCGAGTTGGGTCGACTGGAGCGTTTACAAATTTTGCATCTCCGCAACAACAGTCTCACTGGAATCATTCCTCTAGAGATTGTTCGATGTCAGAGCTTGAGGAATCTGAGTTTAGGACACAACAATCTAAGTGGCGTTATTCCTTGGTGA